GATGTTGACTTCTACACACTGCAGAGCTGTGGGGTATCTGgctggaggggggggggggtgcacagAAGGGTCACAACTAGAGAACTATGGACCCAGAGGTCCAAGGTCAGCATTCTCCCTCAGACCCAGAGGTCCAGCTTTCTATTTGGACGGTGAGGACTCCTTACCAATGGGGCTGGCTGTGGTTCCCCAGCCCGACACTCGGCAGGGAGTCCCTGGGCTGGCACAGGAGCTGGCCACAGGAATGGTCCTCACTGCATGTCCCATACGCGCTCTCCTCTGCAGCTTCAGCAGCATCACGTCATTGTTATGGGCTCCAGGTTGATACTGGGGATGTATCACCTGGCGAACCACACGCAGCACCTGCTGAGATGCTTCCCGCCTCCTTAGGTTGTGCTTGCCCAGGAGTACATGAAGAATCCTGTCCCATAAACCCCAAGAATAAATGCTGCTTAAGGTCTGACCACAGACCATCATCCAGCCTGCATTTTCTTCCATTGTGATGAGTTTCCCTCAACGCCTAACCTGTGTCCCTCCAACTGTGGTCTCTTGTGTCTTTCCCTTCTCATGGCCTGGGACTCTCTCTTTATCCAACCTCATTTGATGTCCCTGCCTCTCATATGCTCAAGGCCGCTTAAAGCTCTTGACTCAGTTCCTGAGTCCTTGCAGGTTCCTCAGTCATACATATGCTCTGATATATATATCCATACACTCTGATGtatattattcatatatatactattatgtatatttatttgtaCTCATATATACTCATTACAGGGAAAGCATCAGTCTCATATCTGTGTTCTAGACATTTTCTAGGTAAGGGTCAGGGTTCTAGATCCAGTTTGGATTATGGCATAATTTCTAGATTCATAGGTGAGCTTAATGTTTTCAGGACAAACTGTGGGCTCCACTTTCAGCTGTATGGTACAGGTTGAGTTTGGATTCTAGATGTCAGTATAGATTCTCAGTTCTAGAATCATCTTGGGTTCCATACTGAACAGTGGGTTATGATATCAGCAGATTGATTCCAGATACAAGGTCACGTCTAGATAAGGCTCCAGGTTCTAGACTAACTTTTGTTTATGAGCTGGGTTCTAGACAATGATTTAAATTCTGGGCTCTGGTTGGGCTCAAGGTTCTAAATATTCACTTGAGCTCATGATTTAGATGAAATCTGTTTCAAACTGAGCAACTGGTGACAACCTGGGCTCTTGATTCTGGACTCTGGTCTGTGTCCTCAACCTTAGTCTAAAGATTCAGGCTCTAGACTAAGCTACAGGTTATGACCCATATACAAGGAACTAGAAGTTGGTTTTCATCCTGGGCTCTGTATTCTAGATTCTGTTCTGTTCTCCAGTTTCTAGGTTCTAAATTAAGTGTCCAGTTTTGGCAGTCATCTGAGTCATAGTCATAGTGTGAGTTGTATCCTAGATTTTCACTTCAATGCTGAAGTTTGAGCTCTAAATTCTGGTTTCCAATCAGGGAGGAGTTGGGTTCTAAACCACAAATTATGGTCAGTATTCTGAGATTTAAACTTTGGGATGGAGTCAGGGTTCTAGGAAGCTCAAAGAGGAGTTAGTGACCAGACTTGCAGCTAAAACCTGGACCTAAACCATTCTAGGTCCAgacttttcttctgtgtgtgtgtggggggggtgataCCATGGCTTCCACACATGTGGAAGCTACGGTAAGCCTCATCATTCAGCTCTGTGTTCTCCAGGACAGCTGGCTGGCAAGGCTGAGCAAGTTCTTCCGATTCCAGCTCCCCCCATCTCTCTATAGGAATGTTGTAATTACAGACATGTGCACTACTGTATCCCAGCTTTTAGGAGAGGTCTGAAGATTCCAACTCAGATTGACAGGCTTACATAGAAAAAACATTTCACCCACCGAGCCCTTGGCCCTGACTATTTTTACACTTGCATGTACTAGCTGCAAAATGAATCCCAGGCTCATGCCTGGGTCATGTGCTCTGGGTTCTGGGTTCCTGGTATGTTCTGGGTTTCTGAATGTAGCCTGTGTACTAGTCTGAGATGGGCTAATGCTGGCGCTGATGTGGTACTTGGTAACTAGATGGATATATGAGCTTGTGTCTTAGACTCCAACCCTACTGACTGGCTTTCATCATCTAAGCATAGCTTTGGCGTGGTGGCAGGCTTTCTGCACTCTGAACTAGGCCTCTCAGCCTAGATTCTTTTCTAGACTCCAAATCAGGACAGAGCGTCTACACTGTTCTGTACATGATGTAGGTTAACAACAAACTCTAGGATCTGTAAGCCATTGACAGAAGAACGTAAGAGACCGTACTCACGGGCGGGCACAGTGAGCAGCAGTGATGACCCACTGGTCTGACAGcaggacccctccacatatgaagcGACGCATGCTCCCTGCTTGCAGAGCCACCTGCCAGGGCTGGGAGTTCTGGACACATGTGTAGCCACCAATAATTTTGTGATCTCCTTGGCTCTGGGCTATGGCTAGTGgggagatggggtggggtggggaaaagAGATGGACGATTGGCCTCTAATCCCCAACTCTGTACAATGCCCAGTGTTGACAGAGACAGAGCCCCTTCCAGATGGCCCAGTACCTAAACCTCTTTCTGCTCCACCAAGCGTGTCACATTCAACATTCAAACAGCCTTTGACTCCACCCTCCCGTGAGCACTTTATTTCCTTTAGGTTGAGACGAGGTCACACTATgttcaaggttggccttgaactcccagcatTCTTTTtacttcagccttccaagtgctggcaaTCCCAGCAGGCACCAGCGTTCCTGGTTCCCAtcgatatttttgtttttccatgaggtgtgtgtgagtatgtacatATTTACAATTATATgggcacatatatgcatgtagtcaggcatgtgtgtgtatgtggggaggCCTAAAGTTATGTTGGGAATTTTTCTTGATCACTTTAACACGTTATTccctgaggcagggcctctcagtCCAATCCACAGCCCTCCGCTATGGGTGGCCTCACTAGCCAGCTTCTGTTGGGGATCCCCTGTCTTTGCCTTTAAAGTTGGAATTAAGGCATGCCCGTCACAAACAGCCGCCACCTGTGTAGGCTCCGGGGATCTGGATTCTAGTCCTCGTTGTTGAGtggctttaactgctgagccagctccctgGCTCTCCAGTGGTCACCACATGCCGCTCTAGTCCTTCCTCAACATATCCAAGGAGTTCCTGTGTCCTTCCAAACGTTCCTCACTCTGTCCCCAGGCTCCCTCTGCCTTTTCACACTCCACTTTCCTCTTTCCTGACATGACTAAAGAGGCTCTTCGGATAGAACCCGCCTGAGATGTCAGAGTCTTCTGTTATTTCCTCTATATCCTGTAGctgtctctctccccagccctgtttCCTGGTATTTCTAAATGCAGAACGTGGACACAAAATTCTAGTTAAGTGAGGTCCTCACCAACAATCCCCAAGTCACTCGCTGCTCTGTGTGTGCCCTCGAGCTCGTGAGTGCGGAGAACCCAAAGATTAACCTCAGGAGTCATTTATCAGGCACAGcccatctttgtttgttttgagacagtgtctctcagaggcctggaacttgctgactAGGCTATGCGGGCTGGCCAGCGGACCAGGGTGCTgccgtctctgcctccccagtgataATTACAATACTCTACagcacaccccccccccttttttttaaagagtgagCTCCAGCAGCATCAAACCCAGATCCTTGGGCTTACAAGGCTAAGCCATCTCCTAGCCCCTCTGGACTTTTTCCAATCAGGCTGTCTCCTAGAACATACACCCCAGAACCCATCCCTAGCTCATCCCCTAGTTTCCATGGGGACCAAATTGCTCTTACCTATAGCCAAGGCTTGAAGTATGATCAGTAGAAGGAACATTCTGGAGCTGGAAGTCCAGGTCTAacaaatgcagagaacaagtagaagagaaaaaaaacagaaatcagCCTCAGGGTCAGTGAGTCCCACACACCCTGAGGCCCAGACCCTTGGTGGCATGGAGACAGAACAGAGATTTGGAGGCCAGAGTTGAGAGGATGGGGTCACAGGCTCTTTGGCTGTGAAGAAAAGATGCCTACCATCCTCCAGTCCCTCTGGTTCCTTGTAAGTGTAGGGGTGGTGTCTCTTCCAGGACACGCCAGCAAAGCCTTTTATCCCTGGTCTGGGCAGCTGGCTGCTCTGCCCCCACCGCccttctcctattttttttttttttattgcctaGTTTCCATTCCAAGATTCTCTGCTCCCTTCCCTCCCATCTCTGGCCAGAGAAACAGACACAGTTATTAATGGGGAGACTGCCTGATGAAAGAGGCCATAATCTGAAAAGAATGAAGGGGGTGACCCTGAGCATGGTGGGTGGGAGAGGTGTCCAGCCTGGTCAGAGAGCATGCAGTGGATGGGTAGAATCTGGGTAGGGGCCCCAAGGATGATactgggaggggcagaggggaaaagaaagagagcagaagatggggggagagaaggagagaggaaagagaagcagagacccagaaagagaaggacacaggcccagagacagagacaagtgcCCAGAGTTGAGGGAGACTCGGaaagagaggagcagagagacCCAGAAAAAGCAAGAGTGATGGAAGGTGAGTTGAAGGGAGCCTGTACTGGGCTTTGGAGCTGGGGGGTCCCATTGCAATCTTCCCTTTTTGGTCCCTCCCCCAGCCTCTTAAAGTGCCTAATGATTATAATTTGTTCCTGGGCTTTGGCAGCCCCATTCATGGACCACGCAGTGACTCACAGCCTTCAGCCTCTCTCCTCACCCCACCTCAATCTCTCTCCTCACCCCACCTCATCTCTCTCCTCACCCCACCTTACTTCTCAGTGGCTTTCCTCCCGGAGAAGCTGATTTGTGGCTGTCTTTCACAGATGGAACTTCTCCAGGGCCTGTCTCCACACTTGTGGAAATCTATATGCCTAGCTTTCCCTGAACTATTTCTGCTAACTGGATGCTTCATTTACTAGTTGATTTGGAGGCCATGAGTGTGAAGACAAGTGTGAAGACACACTAATGCTTTGAGAAAGAATCTCTGATGATACCGTGACCACCCATGCTGGGTTCTGCACAGGAGAACATGTCAGAGAAACTCGtatgcacttgtgtgcacacactcaaCAAGCTTCCCTTGAAGGAGACACAAGCAAGCTCAGCGTGTTCGTCTCCAGGCCCTGTACGGGGATCTAGGTTGACCAGATGTCACCATTGGGGTTATTGGCACATGGGTCTCTCCTTCCTGCCTGTGAAACTAAGGCTGAGTATATAATCATCTCCATTAAAAGTCTAAAGCACAATAATTTACTTTTCCTTCGAAGACTATCCGAAATGGtgggtatggtggctcacacctgtaatcccagcacttaggaggctgaggcaggaggattgccatgcgTTTGAGGCCACTTTGAGTAACATAATtccaggccagaagaggaggagggagactatgaaataaaggaggaagaagaggaggaggaggaacagaagaagaagaggggataATTAAGGGGCCATGGTGCCCAAGAGGGCTCTTGGTAAAAGGTTGCGCATGAAGCCATGAGGGAGAGGAAGCTTCCATCACCCGCCAACCCATCACAACCTCATTACAGTGTCCTCTTCCTCCCAGATTCTGAACTCTTTAGGATCTCACTCaacctgctcagtttccatggcATGGTTATTTAACAATGTGTGGTGAATAAAAGAATGCACGCGTTAATGAGCATGTGTATGACCTCAGTTCCAAGCTCACAGGTGGGACAGGTCAACACAAAACACAATCCTGTTAGAGCCTCAAGCATTAGAACACAGTTCCAGGGTTCTGCGGATGAATAGGAGCTTTCCAGGGTGGCGGTGAGTGATGTGAGAAAGCAGTGTAGACCGTCAACGGGAGGATGGTGTGCACAGAGcctggaagagaagaggagacaaGGGCTAGGTGCTTCCGGGGCTGAGGTGATGGGATGGCAGTGGGATTCTTAGAAGGGAGTGAAGGGCATTTCGGCATGTTTTCTGGGGACTCTGGGAAGCTGTCTGGCTAGAGCCAGTGGTGTGTCAAGGATTCCAGAGTGTGAACCATCCAGCAAGGAGAGGGTGCATCCTGGAGACACAAGGAAGCCCACACCCTTAGAGGGCAAGGAGAAGTGGCCTGGGCACTAGGAAGGAGCAACGAGGGAgccaggaggatgaggaggaagaaagaagtgtCCCGGAGGCTGAGTCACATGACTTATTTCAGTCAtttgttgcatgtatgtgtggtgtgtgtgtggactaTGCATACACCTGGGTGCATATACCTATGTGCCAGGAGAGGCCAAATGAGCATGTCTGGTGTCTTGCTCTattgttttctccctattcctttgaggcagggtctcttgttcaGCCTGGTTCTGGGCTGGCAGCCATCAAGTCCCTATTGTATAGGAATTTTAATCCATCAAACATGGCTACtttagctggaatacagacatgccagcagacaggggcaagcagatctctgagttcaaggtcagcctagaatAGCACAAGTttcaggctaaaaaaaaaaaaaaaagaaagaatgaatgaataaatgaatgaaaaagtttaggtccaggcatggtggtacacacctttaacccagcactcaggagaaaaaGACATGCAGTTCTCTGTTTTGTTCAGTCAGTGATTTGAGAGGCAGTACAGTGGCGTGGAGTTTTCGGCATTTCcatttgtggaattcagaggcttttttttttttttttttttttttttttaaccaggagagttttacagagagagattgaagagagaacaagctagacacaggtaaagatgAGCTAGAAAATGAGAATGAGTCAGAAAATTAGAACAGATtgttagagttagtttgaggccaaacaggccaacagagaagccagactgaatcagtcagcttgaagaggagtttgagccagaacagctgacttGACTCAGCCAGCCAGAATTCTGAGAAAGGgcgagcttattcagcagtaagtctcagaggctgaaaacattctaggcctagattcgattgtacagaggctagaagcctCCAGGActgggcctaggttagcagatgaagacAGTAAGCCCCCGAGAAGACAATTACTTCAGGCAAATAAAGTCACTTTTACACCCTgtggtcttcctgtctccaccaccAAATCTGTGGGGTTACAGGCTTGCATGTGGTCACACCTGGCTTTATGTGGATAGCGGGAgtttgaactcagattctcaggCTTGAGTAGCCAGCTTCTGCACAGAACCATCTCCCCTGCCCATGAGTGTCTTTCCTGCAGGTATGTGTAGGTACCCCATGTGTTCCTGCtgaccatggaggccagaagagggtctgGATCCCAGGAACTGAAATTACAGCTAGTTGTGGGCCActgtgtagttgctgggaactgaacctgggtccctgtGAGAGCAATCAGGGCTCTCAACTgccgagccagctctccagccctgagtgCTTCTAAGTCGGGCAGTGGCCTCGGAAGACAGAGGACAGCAGAGAGACATCTTGGCAATAGAGGGTTTTAGGGGTacgagggtgggggagggagtgGAGGGAAGCTGtgagtggggaagaggaaggaacaaCCAGGTGTCCTGGACGTCAAAGAGTGGTGTTGCCCTGGGCCTGTTTTCTTTCAACTGCCTCTCAGGACAGGTCAGTGTATCCACAGTGTATCCACAGGACTAAGTGTATCCACAGCGCTGTGTTCCAACGGCCACCCAACTCTCCCACAGGCTTCGCTTCCatcgttccctccctccctcccttcctgtgtGTGATACATGCAATGTGTcggttttcatgtgtgtgcacttacacgtgtgtaggccagaggttggtGTCCAGTATCTTCCttgattgctctccaccttaaaattttgtttgtgtgtgtgtgtgtgtgtgtggaacctggagatggaactcaggctGCCAGGTTTGATGGCAAGTGCCTTCATCCGTTAACCCCCCTTGGTAACCCCAACCctggctattttttcttttttatttattgcatttcatttattcatttattgtacttcacttatctatctgtctgtctgtctgtctgtctatttatttatttatttatttatttggttattctagacagggtttctttgtgtaacagccttggctgtcctagacttgctttgtagaccaggctggccttgaactcacagagatccgcctgcccctacttcctgagtgagtgagtggtaggattaaaggtgtgtgccattactgccattttgttttggtttgttttagcttttttaaattattaattaattttacatcccaatcactgtttcccttcccttctctcttccctctcacctcacctccccaCCATCCTCCCATCCttgtcctccctttctcctcagaaaaaggctCAGAATAAGGAAGGCCTCCCATGAataccaacccaccttggcatattAAGTTGTGGTGGGACTAGACACATCTCCTGTTGTGGCTAGACAAGGCATCCGAGTTAGAGGAAACAGATCccaaggcaggcagcagagacaggcctgctgttaggagtcctacaCGAGGACCCAGTGGCACCACTGTTACATATGTGCCGAGGGTCTAGGTCCATCTCCTATGTGCTCTCTGACGGGTGGTTCAGTCTGTGaacctatgggcccaggttagttggttctgtagattttcttgtggtgtccttgacctctctggctttCATTCCTTCATCCCCCTCTTCCATAGAATTTCCCAAGCTccgcctaatgtttggttgtgagttgctgcctctgtttccattagttgctgtgtgaagcctctcagataaCAGTTATGGAGGCACCTGTCTAGAAGTATGATAgcgtatcattaatagtgtcaggctCACCGCTGGTTTTTAAAGATGGGtttctatgtagctcaggtttgTTTTGAACTCGCTCTTTATTTCCTTCAGCCTCAAAAGGGCTTAAGTTTCAAGTGTGTTCTACCATGTTCAGTTTTCCCAGctgggttctttttatttttatctcgagacagggtcttgtgtatcCCAGGTTTGCCTCAGATTTGCTAAGTGGCAGAGGACGACTTTGAACATTCTGACCCTccctcctctacctcctgagagctggggtgacaggtgcaccaccatgcctgatgtgtgtggtgctggggacggAGCCCCAGGATTTAAGAAAGCTAGGTAAATGCTGGACATGCACTCTTCCCGCCGAGCCACGTCCTCAGCCCTCCCCCAGCTCCGTTCTTCACACAAGCtggcttctttcctccctctctttctattCTCCAACCTACCTTTCTTTCTCCTGCCTCAATACTTCCCACTAATATTTATTAAGCACCATCTGTGTGTCTGCCCAACATGATTCTAGGTACCAGGGGCACAACAAtgaacaaaactgaccaaataagaagaaaaattatcTTGGATTCTGGAAGGAAAAAAGGTACATAAATGCAATATGCAATTACAATTACATGTCATATAATATTAAGCAACTATATGAAAacatgcaggggctggagaggtggctctgagTTAGGAGTATTGCTcgtgcagaggactggagtttgattcccagtgcccacTTTAGGCTGCTCACACCTGCCTgcaacttcagctccaagggatccagtgcccccaagctggcctctgagggcactttactcatgtggacacacacaaacagacgtAAAGTCTACACATGAtcaaacataataaaaacaactttttttttttttaagggaagcagaagccaggtgtggtggcacacacctttaatgcaccagggaggcagaggcgggcagatctctgtgagtttgaggttagcctggcctacagagtgagctataggacagccaaggttacacacagagaaaccctgtctcaaagaaaaacctacatagatagatagatagatagatagatagatagatagatagatagataaatggaagTAGGATGCTTTGTGTAGAAACAATATAATGGTTTTTCTCTGCCCATTCTAGCGGCCAAATAATGACAGAAACCTATTAGACTTATTACTAAGCTTTAAAGCGCTACTGCTGGGAAGACATTGGTCTATTCTAACCCATCTATAGTAACCTGGCTCCTTTCCAGCTATGTGACCCACGTTATTTCCCATCTTAGTCTCTCTTTGGCTggttctgctccatctttgtcctcatggtGACTCCCTCATAATGACCTCCTCTCTCTATCtaccttcttctcctcttcct
This is a stretch of genomic DNA from Meriones unguiculatus strain TT.TT164.6M chromosome 1, Bangor_MerUng_6.1, whole genome shotgun sequence. It encodes these proteins:
- the Klk14 gene encoding kallikrein-14, which translates into the protein MFLLLIILQALAIAIAQSQGDHKIIGGYTCVQNSQPWQVALQAGSMRRFICGGVLLSDQWVITAAHCARPILHVLLGKHNLRRREASQQVLRVVRQVIHPQYQPGAHNNDVMLLKLQRRARMGHAVRTIPVASSCASPGTPCRVSGWGTTASPIARYPTALQCVEVNIMSEQVCHRAYPGSITSGMVCAGVPEGGKDSCQGDSGGPLVCGGQLQGLVSWGMERCALPGYPGVYTNLCNYRTWIQRTMQSN